The following are from one region of the Betta splendens chromosome 15, fBetSpl5.4, whole genome shotgun sequence genome:
- the tmem72 gene encoding transmembrane protein 72 has translation MGNSESVWWTVVESACRILGVSTAIVLCAVGVETLHHGEFSSLAVYLLVSSVCIMMFELAYFVDALLIVCLPCPPDWKLFVLWGKLAAIGGFHKFLYYSIMSVVCFLHPVLVWHAIIPGIMLLVTAVFNFILSKKKKAKCPRGAAENYSDQRLTTVCATERTASGSALSFVHVMTGRRGGVIAPPTPDLCIGLGDRSESVQAMLDPEQVEAAKEAGRQRTARRERRLIWFRRGEKPVERELEELDAYCDQDADATSDTVPMITD, from the exons ATGGGAAACTCAGAGAGCGTGTGGTGGACTGTGGTGGAGAGCGCCTGCAGGATCCTGGGAGTGTCTACAGCAATAG tgcTGTGTGCTGTGGGAGTGGAGACCCTGCATCATGGAGAATTCAGCAGCCTTGCGGTCTACCTGCT CGTGTCATCTGTTTGCATCATGATGTTTGAACTGGCCTATTTCGTGGACGCGCTCCTGATCGTGTGTCTGCC CTGTCCTCCAGACTGGAAGCTCTTTGTGTTGTGGGGAAAGCTGGCCGCCATTGGAGGATTCCATAAATTTCTCTATTATTCCATCATGTCGGTGGTCTGCTTCCTGCACCCTGTGTTGGTATGGCATGCAATAATCCCAG GGATAATGCTGCTGGTGACGgctgtttttaatttcatactgagcaagaaaaaaaaggcaaagtgtCCAAGAGGAGCAGCGGAGAACTACAGCGACCAACGCCTCACCACCGTCTGTGCGACAGAGAGAACGGCCTCGGGGAGCGCGCTGTCGTTCGTCCACGTGATGACGGGCCGGAGAGGAGGGGTGATCGCCCCACCGACCCCAGACCTCTGCATCGGCCTCGGAGACAGGAGCGAGAGCGTCCAGGCCATGCTGGACCCGGAGCAGGTGGAAGCAGCCAAAGAGGCGGGCAGGCAGAGGACGGCCAGGAGAGAAAGGCGGCTGATCTGGTTCAGACGTGGAGAGAAGCCTGTGgagagagagctggaggagctggacgccTACTGTGACCAGGACGCAGACGCCACCTCAGACACTGTGCCTATGATTACAGACTGA